In Candidatus Acidiferrales bacterium, the following are encoded in one genomic region:
- the cmk gene encoding (d)CMP kinase, producing the protein MKKILIAIDGPAGSGKSTTAKLVAQKLGYIYLDTGAMYRAVTLKVLESRIDLSNQKEIVKLAEESDMVLSDNGGKLRVFLDGNDVTDKIRSEQVTKNVSLVSSYPGVRTVLVEKQRAIGSRKGCVVDGRDIGTVVFPDADLKFYMTADIMERARRRQAELSQSGIELPIVQVVRELKERDLKDSTREASPLKKADDAIEIDTTSLTIDEQVGKILSYANDAMVTLEGIERK; encoded by the coding sequence GTGAAAAAGATACTCATAGCAATCGATGGTCCCGCTGGTTCCGGTAAAAGTACTACCGCGAAACTTGTCGCGCAGAAGCTGGGGTATATTTATTTGGATACAGGCGCGATGTATAGGGCAGTTACTCTGAAAGTACTTGAATCTCGCATCGATCTTTCAAATCAAAAAGAAATCGTAAAGTTGGCGGAGGAATCCGACATGGTTCTTAGTGACAATGGCGGCAAACTCCGAGTCTTTCTCGATGGAAATGATGTCACTGACAAGATAAGGTCGGAACAGGTCACTAAGAATGTAAGCCTGGTAAGTTCGTATCCTGGCGTCAGAACGGTCCTTGTCGAGAAGCAGCGCGCTATTGGCTCGAGGAAAGGTTGTGTCGTTGATGGTCGGGATATTGGAACCGTTGTCTTTCCGGATGCCGATTTGAAATTCTACATGACTGCCGATATCATGGAACGCGCGCGACGGCGGCAAGCAGAACTTTCTCAAAGTGGAATTGAACTCCCGATCGTGCAGGTCGTCCGCGAGTTGAAGGAGCGGGATTTGAAAGACTCGACCCGCGAAGCGAGTCCATTGAAAAAAGCGGATGATGCGATTGAAATAGATACGACAAGCCTCACAATAGATGAACAGGTTGGAAAGATTCTAAGCTATGCGAATGATGCCATGGTAACGTTAGAAGGGATCGAAAGGAAATGA
- a CDS encoding 4-hydroxy-3-methylbut-2-enyl diphosphate reductase: MKVTVDRNGGFCWGVVRAIDFAEEELANSNKLYSLGDIIHNPSEIERLNEKGLQTISHKDLENIKDAKVLIRAHGEPPSTYEIARKYNLEIIDATCPVVTKLQERIRKFHDDGYQVVIFGKKDHAEVIGLRGVCNDEAIVVKSVEEALLQVNFNRKTVLFSQTTMDKPTFYAIKDALSRKIKDLVVGTMEDIAKNFLAKDTICGQVSGRDKKLREFAAQNDVIVFVAGKSSSNGKVLFEICKEENKSSYFIEDESELQASWFENAETVGVTGATSTPQWLMEKVKDAVLNLELAVNDTR, translated from the coding sequence ATGAAGGTAACGGTTGACAGGAACGGCGGCTTCTGCTGGGGAGTCGTCAGAGCGATAGATTTTGCGGAAGAGGAGCTTGCTAATTCAAACAAGCTCTATTCACTTGGAGACATAATTCATAATCCTTCGGAGATTGAGCGCCTGAACGAAAAAGGTTTGCAGACAATTTCGCATAAAGACTTAGAAAATATAAAGGACGCAAAGGTTTTAATAAGGGCACACGGCGAGCCGCCATCGACTTACGAAATTGCAAGAAAATATAATTTAGAAATTATCGATGCGACATGCCCCGTTGTCACGAAGCTCCAGGAAAGAATAAGAAAATTCCACGACGACGGCTATCAGGTCGTAATCTTCGGTAAAAAGGATCATGCTGAAGTGATAGGACTGCGGGGAGTCTGTAATGACGAGGCCATCGTAGTCAAGTCGGTGGAGGAAGCTCTGCTCCAGGTCAATTTCAACCGGAAAACGGTCCTTTTTTCTCAGACCACGATGGATAAGCCGACGTTCTACGCAATCAAGGACGCGTTGTCGAGGAAAATTAAGGATCTTGTTGTCGGGACGATGGAAGACATAGCTAAGAATTTTCTTGCCAAGGATACAATTTGCGGACAGGTTTCCGGAAGAGACAAAAAACTCAGGGAGTTCGCCGCACAGAACGACGTCATCGTCTTTGTCGCCGGCAAGAGCAGTTCGAACGGAAAAGTGTTGTTCGAAATATGTAAGGAAGAAAATAAATCTTCCTACTTTATCGAAGATGAAAGTGAGCTTCAGGCATCGTGGTTCGAAAATGCGGAGACCGTCGGCGTCACCGGCGCGACTTCCACTCCGCAATGGCTCATGGAAAAGGTTAAAGACGCTGTCCTTAATCTTGAGCTCGCTGTCAATGACACGAGATGA